The Kryptolebias marmoratus isolate JLee-2015 linkage group LG9, ASM164957v2, whole genome shotgun sequence nucleotide sequence TAAGAGAGAGTAATTCCTTCATTCTGATTTAAACGCCAATATTTCACTGTAATTAAGCTGCATTAAATTTGTCCCCCTGACATGTGTGAAAATAGGAATAAAATGTAACTGCGTGGTAATTCCGtcaatataaaatgtgtttggttGCAAGGCTGTGaagtgaaatgtattttttcatcaatGCACAGAACTCCATGACATGGAAGATTCTCATCAAAGAAGAGGTAAGGAGGAGAAAAGGCATCAGGTTATTTAAATCGTCTTGCATTGAAAcgttttgtttaacttttctgttttccttttttctagttttaatttCCCATCCACATCAGGACTACATCAGAGTGTGCTGTGCTCTCTGCCTGAGCTGCGCGCAGGAAGGCTGAATCCCTGGGAGGCAGAGCGGGAGGAGGCAGCGTAACGGCTACGTCACGACTCTCCGGTGTCCCgggatttatttaataatttcacTGAATGAAGAGAGGGAGGCACccagagcagagcagcaggcCTGCTGACTGCACGCGTCTGCAGCTGCCTTAGTGCTTCTCGTGTGTGGCTCCTGcgtggggggaggaggggggagggggaacTGTGCACatagtttttatctttaaacaacGGAAACGGCGAGAAAAACACCTCACACAAAACCTTTAATAccctaaataataataataacgataatgataatgatgataataataataataataataataataataacagtaataattataaaataatattaataaacaaaaaataaattataaaaccaaaaatagcacattttattttagattattattattattattattattattattattattattattattattattattatgaactAACCTGTGTGAGTCCTCTTGTGAATCTTTAGATTCTCTGATCGTGCAAAAACTTTCTCGCAGCCGTGGAATGGACAGGGAAAGGGCTTCTCCCCCGTGTGGACCCTGACGTGGTTCACCAGCTTGTATTTGGCTTTAAAAGGCTTCCTGTCCCTCACGCAGCTCTCCCAGTGGCACACGTACTCGGAGTGCTCCGGTCCGCCGACGTGCTCCACTGTCACATGGGTGACCAGTTCGTACATGGTCCCGAAGGCTCTGGAGCACGGCACCTTCCCGGCCCCCTCCTTGCCGTCACTCCACTTGCACACCAGCTCGTGCTTCACTGCCTGCTTGGCGCACCTGAGGAACGCGTCGGCTCCCCCACGCTGAATCGCCATGTTCAGGGGCTTGTACAGACCCAGGAACTGGGTGACAAGTTGCTGGCTGCTCCCCTTGGGGCTGAGGCTCTGGCCATAGGAGTGGGTCCGGGTGAGGAGGTCGCCAGGTAAACTCAGCATCATTTGGCTCCCGAGGTCTCGGGACGCGTCGGTGGAGGCGTGGGCCTGCTCCTGGTAGCTCGTGAAAAACGCATGGCTCCTGTTGTCCCTGCAGCCAGCAAAGTCACGGTACCTTCCAATCCCGCCATGTTGGTTAGCTCTTGATGCCAGTTGATCAGTGACGGGTGGCATGCCGGCTCCAGAGAGATTGGCTCCAATGATAATGCCCCTGGGGCTGTGCTCTAACCGGTGACTGGGGTATCCAGAGTCTGAAAAAGTGGGAACCGAGTGGTCAACATATGCACTGGACCTCGTCTCGGGGTAGTCTCGCAAATTGTGCGAGGGGCAGAGTTTTAAGGAACTGCCAGTGGGGTGTCCCATGTGCTCTCCTGCCAAAGGTGGCAGCACCACGCTGG carries:
- the zic6 gene encoding zic family member 6, which gives rise to MTSLSRFSGCPLSCVNPGESNTEPSVVLPPLAGEHMGHPTGSSLKLCPSHNLRDYPETRSSAYVDHSVPTFSDSGYPSHRLEHSPRGIIIGANLSGAGMPPVTDQLASRANQHGGIGRYRDFAGCRDNRSHAFFTSYQEQAHASTDASRDLGSQMMLSLPGDLLTRTHSYGQSLSPKGSSQQLVTQFLGLYKPLNMAIQRGGADAFLRCAKQAVKHELVCKWSDGKEGAGKVPCSRAFGTMYELVTHVTVEHVGGPEHSEYVCHWESCVRDRKPFKAKYKLVNHVRVHTGEKPFPCPFHGCEKVFARSENLKIHKRTHTGEKPFKCEFEGCNRRFANSSDRKKHSHVHSSDKPYMCKVRGCDKCYTHPSSLRKHMKLHCTTNKAHVAKGGGDARPGDEDQAAEGRSTQVSPPHPPTSTQDVPLSPESRDESAPRSRFHHAFDSSLDYPAHRAQPLLDPLLLQRGGYRSQSSQYPCGQTGHAFPQTSRTFSSASPFQKSIVNGWYTCHSGVDSFPPKQCSNIPSL